The Paludisphaera rhizosphaerae genome segment TAGACTTGGAGACAGCCCCAGTGTAAGCTACCGAGGGGCCAAAGTTCGTCGTCGTCCACTTGGGGGTGCTTGGTTCGGGCCGTGGCGGCCTGAATAGTCACCCACCGGCGGCGCAGGTTCTGCACCTGCGTACGGCGAGGATCGCCGGCCGGTCCCCTCGGATCGCCGGTTTGCAGCTGGCGGCGCCTCCAGGAGCGAATGATGACACAAGAGAAGGCCGTCGACGTCGTCAGCACAGACGTCGCGGTCGAGGATCCGCGCATCCTCGTCGTGGCCGAGCACGCCTCGGCTCGATTCGGTGGCGAGGCCATTCTGCCGCTGCACATCTTCCAGCGGCTGAGGCAGCGTGGGATCGACGCTCAGCTCGTGGTTCACGCACGGACGCGCGGCGAGTTGGAGGCCCTGTTGCCCGACGACCGCGACCGCATGCATTTCATCCCCGACACCCGCGCCCACAAACTGCTCAACAGCATGGGGAAGCGACTCCCCGCGCGAGTCGGCTACTTCAGCACAGGTCTGATCAGTCGCATCATCACCGGCGTCTACGCTCGGCGAATCGTAAAGCGGCTGGTGGCGGAGCGCGGCATCGACGTGGTCCACCAGCCCATCCCGGTCTCTCCCCGAGAGCCGTCGATGATCTACGGCGTCGGCGCGCCGGTGGTGATCGGACCGATGAACGGCGGGATGTCGTATCCTCCGGGCTTTCGAGGCCGCGAGTCGGCCTTGGTCTCGGCCTACCTCGGGGTGGGTCGCGTCGCCGCTGGATTAATGCACCGGCTCATGCCCGGGAAGCTCCGGGCTGACATCCTGCTCGTGGCCAATGAACGGAGCGGAAAAGCCCTGCCGGCGGGAATCCGCGGGGAAGTTCAAACGATCATCGAAAACGGCGTCGACCTGAAACTCTGGCCGCCCACCGAGCCCACGTCCACGCCCGGCGAACCGCTCCGCGTCGTGTTCATGGGACGCCTTGTCGACTGGAAGGCGGTCGACCTGCTGCTGGAGGCGATGCGGGATCTCGTCGCCCGCACCCCCGCGCGGTTGACGATCGTCGGCGACGGTCCCATGCGGCCGCAACTGGAAGCCCAGGCGGCTGAACTCGGCATCGCGGATAAGATCGACTTCATCGGCTGGCTGTCTCAGCCGGACTGCGCCGAACTCCTGAAGAAATCAGACGTTCTGGTTTTGCCGAGCCTCCTCGAATGCGGCGGCGCCGTGGTTCTGGAGGCGATGTCGATGTCCTTGCCGGTCGTCGTCACGAACTGGGGAGGGCCGGCGGACTACGTCGACGAGACGTGCGGGATTCTGGTTGAGCCCACCTCGCGCCCGGAATTCATTACGGGTCTCACCGAGGCCCTGGCACGTCTCGCCGCCGCACCGGAACTGCGCCGAAGCCTGGGCCGCGCCGGTCGTGAGCGGATCGTCCGTGAATTCGACTGGGACAAGAAGATCGAGCGGATGCTGGAGGTTTACGAGCCGCTGATCCGGGCGCGGCGGGCGTCGAAGCGGGGCGCGGGCGTCAGCTCGACGTGAGCAAGTACGTCGACATCGAAACGCACGCTGAAACGGGACTTCGAGACCAGGCCGTCAACGGACCCGTCGCCAGTCGGAATCGTAGGGCGTGCGGGGGTCGAAACTCGGGTCGTGGGAGTGGACCTCGCGGCCGTCGCGGCTGACCCAGATGCATGCGGGGGTGGTCGACCGACGCATGTCCGGGTTCCCGTAGGGGTCGGACGACCACTGCTGGCCGGTCAGCATCGGTCCGAGCGCCTCCTGCCTCTGCGCATCGGACGCCCACCGCTCGTTGACGACGCCCTGCCAGTTGCTCTGCGACCAAGCGCGGTAGTCGGCGTTGGCCTGGCCCTCGCGCTGGGTGATGTCGTGCATCGTCTGGCCCATCGCGGTCGAGCCGTAGGCGTTGGACCCCATGTTCCGCGCGGCGAGGGCGACCTGCGGGAGCCAGTCTCGGTACGAAGGCCAGAGGTGGGCGGCCGAAGCGGCGAGGGTGATC includes the following:
- a CDS encoding glycosyltransferase family 4 protein, with amino-acid sequence MTQEKAVDVVSTDVAVEDPRILVVAEHASARFGGEAILPLHIFQRLRQRGIDAQLVVHARTRGELEALLPDDRDRMHFIPDTRAHKLLNSMGKRLPARVGYFSTGLISRIITGVYARRIVKRLVAERGIDVVHQPIPVSPREPSMIYGVGAPVVIGPMNGGMSYPPGFRGRESALVSAYLGVGRVAAGLMHRLMPGKLRADILLVANERSGKALPAGIRGEVQTIIENGVDLKLWPPTEPTSTPGEPLRVVFMGRLVDWKAVDLLLEAMRDLVARTPARLTIVGDGPMRPQLEAQAAELGIADKIDFIGWLSQPDCAELLKKSDVLVLPSLLECGGAVVLEAMSMSLPVVVTNWGGPADYVDETCGILVEPTSRPEFITGLTEALARLAAAPELRRSLGRAGRERIVREFDWDKKIERMLEVYEPLIRARRASKRGAGVSST